One window of the Halobacillus litoralis genome contains the following:
- a CDS encoding PTS sugar transporter subunit IIA, whose translation MSENILTAKTIEMNQSFDSKEEAIRYTGALLRDNGYVNEEYIDHMLEREKVTSTFMGNYVAIPHGTEDAKKAVLETGIAVVTVPEGVDFGDGNIVKLLIGIAGKGDEHLEVLSKIAIVCSEEENIDKIISAKSKEEIISIFNEVTD comes from the coding sequence ATGTCTGAAAATATTTTAACTGCTAAAACAATAGAAATGAACCAAAGTTTTGATTCCAAAGAGGAAGCGATTCGATATACAGGTGCCTTGCTTCGTGACAATGGTTATGTGAACGAAGAATACATTGACCATATGCTTGAACGGGAAAAGGTCACTTCAACATTCATGGGGAATTATGTAGCGATTCCGCACGGAACAGAAGATGCGAAAAAAGCAGTTCTGGAGACTGGGATCGCTGTTGTGACTGTTCCAGAAGGAGTGGACTTCGGGGATGGAAATATCGTAAAATTGCTCATCGGGATTGCCGGGAAAGGAGACGAACATTTAGAGGTCCTTTCTAAAATCGCGATTGTATGCTCAGAGGAAGAAAACATTGATAAGATTATTAGTGCAAAATCCAAAGAAGAAATCATCAGCATTTTTAATGAGGTGACGGACTGA
- a CDS encoding BglG family transcription antiterminator gives MYISARERKVIQLLLEARQDITVKEVADLLDVSTRTVHRDLKGVESILSKHGLKLQKKSGSGLAILGNREDEDALKSSIYGHDLLDYTPEERQVLILSRLLEAKEPVKLLTFANELGVTVATISHDLDKIEDVLKDFQLYLLRKRGYGVEVQGEEANIREAIRFIIMQRMDEHDFLRLLRDNVQTGSPMLDSVSDHLLGLVNKEKISLIEQTVDTIREQLAYPLADSAYIGLVIHLALAIERLQQGEFIQMEEEYLSELKVAREFEAAEKLIEKLEQKFDLDIPEAETGYITMHLMGAKVRYNEDFVLEESSLSVAFKAKQMIEFVSSSIQINLYESKQLLNDLVIHLKPSLYRIQQGMDISNPLKDQIEEDYPELFAVLEKAVQHVFPLLKFPKEETAFLVMHFASALLNMEGGKWVRALVVCSSGIGTAKILSAKLQSQFQEIEEVDHQSLFDLKELDFNDYDLIVSTIPLEKVEDYVLVNPMLPTADVHRIQHRIRKAKIVETMKRVDQPVPGKMEDETLQAIQDSVKSVQRYATVVSQILNTLYVYECSSQDKKEILDRTCERLENEGALKGWESITKYLLDREKVGGLGVPDTGLALYHTRQDHIPVPSFTVIILDHSIAIKGMDGESMNSNVIILMLAPKDISKEGLEVLSFLSSLLIEDPESTKAFQSKDEHVIKNYVSNQIHQFFKEKL, from the coding sequence GTGTATATATCAGCAAGAGAAAGAAAAGTCATTCAATTGCTGCTGGAAGCTCGCCAGGATATTACCGTAAAAGAGGTCGCGGATTTGTTGGACGTCAGCACCCGGACCGTTCATCGTGATTTAAAAGGGGTGGAATCCATATTAAGTAAACATGGATTGAAACTTCAGAAGAAATCCGGGAGCGGATTGGCCATTCTCGGCAATAGGGAAGATGAAGATGCATTGAAATCATCCATTTACGGACATGACTTGTTGGACTATACACCTGAAGAACGTCAAGTGTTAATTCTTTCCCGACTGCTTGAGGCAAAAGAACCTGTCAAACTGCTCACTTTTGCGAATGAGTTGGGAGTTACAGTTGCCACCATCAGTCATGATCTTGATAAAATCGAAGACGTGCTAAAAGACTTTCAATTGTACTTACTTCGAAAACGTGGATACGGTGTGGAGGTACAAGGGGAAGAGGCTAATATCAGAGAAGCGATAAGGTTCATCATCATGCAACGTATGGATGAGCACGATTTTTTACGACTTCTTCGCGACAATGTTCAGACGGGCTCTCCCATGCTGGATTCTGTATCGGACCACCTTCTCGGTCTTGTGAACAAGGAAAAAATTTCTCTTATTGAACAAACAGTAGATACAATCCGTGAGCAGCTTGCTTATCCTCTGGCAGACAGTGCTTATATCGGATTGGTCATTCACTTGGCTTTGGCGATTGAACGGCTTCAGCAGGGGGAATTTATACAAATGGAGGAAGAATACCTCTCAGAATTAAAAGTAGCCCGTGAGTTTGAAGCAGCTGAAAAATTAATAGAGAAACTGGAACAGAAATTCGATCTGGATATACCAGAAGCTGAGACAGGGTATATCACGATGCATTTAATGGGAGCAAAAGTTCGGTATAATGAAGACTTTGTTCTTGAAGAGAGTAGTTTAAGTGTAGCTTTCAAGGCTAAGCAGATGATTGAATTCGTATCTAGTTCCATTCAAATAAATTTGTATGAATCCAAACAACTGCTCAATGATCTGGTCATCCATTTAAAGCCAAGCCTATACCGGATTCAACAAGGAATGGATATTTCAAATCCATTAAAAGACCAAATTGAAGAAGATTATCCAGAACTTTTCGCTGTTTTAGAAAAAGCTGTTCAGCACGTATTCCCTCTTTTGAAATTTCCAAAGGAAGAAACCGCTTTTTTAGTCATGCATTTTGCCAGTGCCTTGTTAAATATGGAAGGGGGCAAATGGGTAAGGGCGTTAGTCGTATGTTCAAGCGGAATCGGAACGGCCAAAATTTTATCTGCTAAACTTCAAAGTCAATTTCAGGAGATTGAAGAAGTCGACCATCAGTCTTTATTTGATTTGAAGGAATTGGATTTTAATGATTATGATTTAATTGTCTCAACGATACCACTAGAAAAAGTCGAAGATTATGTGCTCGTTAACCCAATGCTCCCTACGGCTGATGTCCATCGTATTCAACATAGAATCAGGAAGGCTAAAATCGTGGAGACGATGAAGAGGGTTGATCAACCTGTACCTGGGAAAATGGAAGATGAAACGCTTCAAGCCATTCAGGATTCTGTCAAAAGTGTTCAGCGCTACGCAACAGTTGTCAGTCAAATATTGAACACGCTATATGTATATGAGTGTTCGTCACAGGACAAAAAAGAAATCTTAGACCGGACCTGTGAGCGACTTGAAAACGAAGGAGCCCTAAAGGGTTGGGAGTCGATAACGAAATATTTACTTGATAGAGAAAAGGTCGGGGGTCTTGGGGTCCCTGATACGGGGTTAGCTCTCTATCACACACGTCAGGATCACATCCCTGTTCCTTCTTTCACGGTGATCATACTTGACCACTCCATAGCTATCAAGGGAATGGATGGGGAAAGTATGAATTCGAATGTAATTATTTTAATGCTCGCCCCGAAGGATATAAGTAAAGAAGGACTTGAAGTTTTGAGTTTTCTCAGTTCTCTGCTCATTGAAGATCCTGAGAGTACGAAAGCATTTCAATCAAAAGATGAACACGTCATAAAAAACTATGTTTCTAATCAGATTCATCAGTTTTTTAAAGAAAAATTATAA
- a CDS encoding PTS mannitol-specific transporter subunit IIBC, giving the protein MAQNNEKSGVRAKVQKFGSFLSSMIMPNIAAFIAWGIITALFIPDGWLPNEDLAGMVGPMITYLLPLLIAFTGGRLIHGLRGGVVAATTTMGVIVGSPDTPMFLGAMVAGPIAGYLMKKVDEFFEGKVRQGFEMLVNNFSAGILGAVLAILAYYTLSPLFLGITEVLGMGVDFLISAGLLPLANIFIEPAKVVFLNNAINHGILTPLGSEQSVETGKSILFLLEANPGPGLGVLLAFMFFGKGTSKQTAPGAAVIQFLGGIHEIYFPYILSKPLIILGAMAGGISGTATFAFFNAGLTAAASPGSIIAVLGMTPRGSYAGVVAGVIVAAAVSFIVSSIILKASKDDGEGDMEEATAKMEGMKGKKSGVSDQLTGKQDTKSTNAATEKVPELDYSQVDKIIFACDAGMGSSAMGSSLLKDKFKKADIDIEVTNMAINDLPQDVDVVITHKDLTERAKQKVPHAKHISVENFLNSPQYNELVEELKNGSSASEEHESTEDVPALDRSNVDKIIFACDAGMGSSAMGSSLLKNKFKKANIDINVTNMAINDLPQDVDVVITHKDLTERARHKAPNAHHISVENFLNSPKYDELVETLKND; this is encoded by the coding sequence ATGGCTCAAAACAATGAGAAATCAGGAGTTAGGGCGAAAGTTCAGAAGTTTGGCAGCTTTTTAAGCAGTATGATCATGCCAAACATTGCTGCGTTTATCGCCTGGGGTATTATCACCGCTTTATTTATCCCGGATGGATGGTTACCGAACGAAGACCTTGCCGGTATGGTCGGGCCTATGATCACGTATCTATTGCCATTATTAATCGCTTTTACAGGTGGACGTTTGATTCATGGGTTACGTGGTGGAGTTGTTGCTGCAACAACTACCATGGGTGTCATCGTCGGTTCGCCGGATACCCCGATGTTTCTCGGGGCTATGGTTGCAGGCCCGATCGCTGGTTATTTAATGAAGAAAGTGGACGAATTCTTTGAGGGGAAAGTTCGTCAAGGCTTTGAAATGCTTGTGAATAACTTCTCCGCAGGAATTTTAGGTGCGGTTCTGGCTATCCTTGCTTACTACACGTTAAGCCCGCTCTTCTTAGGCATTACTGAGGTTCTCGGTATGGGTGTAGATTTCTTGATTTCTGCTGGTTTACTGCCACTAGCAAACATATTCATAGAGCCTGCCAAAGTCGTGTTTTTAAACAATGCCATTAACCATGGAATTTTAACACCGCTTGGTAGCGAACAATCTGTAGAAACAGGGAAATCGATTTTATTCTTACTTGAAGCAAACCCTGGGCCAGGACTTGGCGTCTTACTTGCCTTTATGTTCTTTGGAAAAGGAACGTCCAAACAAACGGCTCCAGGTGCAGCGGTTATCCAATTCTTGGGAGGAATACATGAGATCTACTTCCCTTATATCTTATCAAAGCCTCTTATCATTCTTGGCGCTATGGCTGGTGGTATTTCAGGAACAGCAACTTTTGCTTTCTTTAATGCTGGACTGACAGCTGCTGCTTCACCAGGTAGTATCATCGCAGTATTAGGTATGACACCAAGAGGAAGCTATGCCGGAGTTGTAGCAGGGGTAATAGTTGCTGCCGCCGTTTCCTTTATCGTATCTTCGATTATTTTGAAAGCAAGTAAAGATGATGGCGAAGGTGATATGGAAGAAGCAACAGCTAAGATGGAAGGTATGAAAGGGAAGAAAAGTGGAGTATCTGATCAATTAACAGGGAAGCAGGATACTAAAAGCACAAATGCAGCTACAGAAAAAGTCCCTGAACTCGATTACTCCCAAGTCGATAAAATCATTTTTGCTTGTGATGCCGGCATGGGCTCGAGCGCGATGGGATCCTCTTTGCTGAAAGATAAATTCAAAAAAGCGGACATTGACATTGAAGTCACTAACATGGCGATCAATGACTTGCCTCAGGATGTGGATGTAGTCATTACCCATAAAGACTTGACGGAACGCGCCAAGCAGAAAGTGCCTCATGCCAAACACATTTCTGTGGAGAATTTCCTGAATAGTCCTCAGTATAATGAGTTAGTGGAAGAATTAAAGAATGGTTCAAGTGCTAGTGAGGAACATGAAAGTACAGAGGATGTTCCAGCTCTTGATCGTTCCAATGTTGATAAAATCATTTTTGCCTGCGATGCAGGGATGGGATCAAGTGCGATGGGATCCTCTTTGCTGAAGAATAAATTCAAAAAAGCAAACATTGATATCAATGTCACTAACATGGCGATCAACGACTTGCCGCAGGATGTGGATGTAGTCATTACCCACAAAGATCTGACAGAACGCGCAAGGCATAAAGCGCCAAATGCTCATCACATTTCCGTAGAGAATTTCTTGAATAGTCCTAAATATGATGAATTGGTAGAAACACTGAAAAACGATTGA
- a CDS encoding FMN-binding glutamate synthase family protein produces the protein MFENVMLILLAILVLLMFAVPAFITFRLYFHDKRQDEHSILRNYPILGKARYVLEKMGPELRQYLYNEDNSGKPFNRREFTFVNVAGKYNSRMIGFGSNRDFESNGYYIANTLFPTQYEELRVVQEPKIKTYLYEIDENKLFTRKEHRKEDKLDPFYLPEEDQIVIGENTVKHPFKTRGLIGQSAMSFGSLGDHAITALSKGLGMAGGTWMNTGEGSLTSYHLKGDVDVIMQIGPGLFGVRTKDGDFSWEEFKKKAEVEQVKAFELKLGQGAKTRGGHVAAKKVTEEIATIRDVEPHEDIDSPNRFHQFDNVKEMLSFIQELREIGGKPVGIKIVVGAEDEVEDMIKIMSEEQSVPDFITVDGGNGGTGASYFELADSAGLPTFAALPLVHDLMIKYQIRDKTHIIASGQLVTPDKIAMALSLGADMVNIARGFMISVGCILAEVCHTNNCPVGVATTDPKLQKALEIEEKKYRTCNYLVSLREGLYNLAIAAGVDTPRKFARQHIKYKKELSQIHSVSDHLSTSNHDDVRNEKKY, from the coding sequence ATGTTTGAAAACGTAATGCTCATCCTATTAGCGATTTTAGTATTGCTCATGTTTGCTGTACCGGCATTCATAACATTCCGTCTTTATTTCCATGATAAAAGGCAGGATGAACATTCGATTTTACGGAATTATCCGATTCTCGGAAAAGCACGTTACGTTTTAGAGAAGATGGGGCCAGAGCTAAGGCAGTATCTTTATAATGAGGATAATTCCGGGAAACCTTTCAATAGGCGCGAGTTCACTTTTGTAAATGTGGCTGGTAAATATAATAGTCGAATGATCGGCTTTGGATCTAATCGCGACTTTGAGTCTAATGGTTATTATATAGCGAATACTCTGTTTCCAACGCAATATGAGGAATTAAGAGTCGTGCAAGAGCCAAAGATTAAAACCTATTTATATGAAATTGATGAAAATAAACTTTTCACAAGAAAAGAGCATAGAAAGGAGGATAAACTAGATCCTTTTTATCTACCTGAAGAAGACCAAATCGTCATTGGAGAAAACACTGTTAAACACCCCTTTAAAACTAGAGGCCTCATTGGTCAATCAGCCATGAGTTTCGGTTCCTTAGGGGACCACGCCATCACAGCTTTATCCAAAGGATTAGGAATGGCTGGCGGCACTTGGATGAATACAGGCGAAGGAAGTTTGACTTCTTATCACCTTAAGGGTGATGTTGATGTAATCATGCAGATTGGCCCGGGGTTATTTGGGGTCCGAACTAAAGATGGGGACTTTTCTTGGGAAGAATTTAAAAAGAAAGCGGAGGTTGAGCAAGTAAAAGCTTTCGAATTAAAGTTAGGCCAAGGAGCAAAAACGCGTGGAGGACATGTAGCTGCTAAAAAAGTTACAGAAGAAATCGCCACTATAAGGGACGTGGAACCTCACGAAGATATTGACAGCCCCAATCGTTTCCATCAATTTGATAACGTAAAGGAAATGCTCTCCTTTATCCAGGAATTGCGGGAAATCGGCGGTAAACCTGTTGGAATAAAAATTGTAGTAGGGGCAGAAGATGAAGTAGAAGATATGATTAAAATAATGAGCGAGGAACAATCGGTTCCTGACTTTATTACAGTAGATGGAGGGAATGGTGGAACTGGAGCCTCCTATTTTGAACTTGCTGATTCAGCAGGTCTGCCAACTTTTGCTGCGTTACCTCTGGTCCACGATTTAATGATTAAATATCAAATCCGCGACAAAACCCATATAATTGCATCCGGTCAACTTGTTACTCCTGACAAAATCGCAATGGCCTTGTCACTTGGTGCAGATATGGTAAATATTGCGAGAGGATTTATGATCAGCGTAGGCTGCATACTTGCAGAAGTGTGCCATACGAATAACTGTCCAGTAGGAGTGGCAACCACTGACCCTAAACTTCAAAAAGCTCTAGAAATTGAAGAAAAGAAATATCGAACGTGTAATTATTTAGTGTCTTTAAGAGAAGGCTTATACAATTTGGCCATTGCTGCTGGTGTTGATACCCCAAGGAAATTTGCACGTCAACATATTAAATACAAAAAAGAGCTCAGTCAAATTCATTCGGTATCCGATCATTTGAGCACCTCCAACCATGACGATGTTAGGAATGAGAAAAAATATTAA